CTTTAGAGAAAACCCTACGAAcaaagaaagatagaaaaatgaaattagtgtaggcatatataagttaaaagataaacaaTTTAGCCTCTACAAATTAAGTTAtagataaactaattttaattaaaaaaaaatcgtaaAAGGGCTTATAAGAAAAGTTTATCCCAGTCAAACTGAGAAAGTCTGGTTATGAATACAGATttctgagaaaaaaataaaaatatggaaaagaagATGAGCAATTTTACCAGTTTCCATCTTAGAATTCTTGATGAGAATGTTGGATGAATAGGAGATATCAATCCCATCAGTGTTGGGACTTTCATCCGGTGCAATAAAATGAAGTTTGGAGATGAAGGATCCATTGCATCTGTTTATGCTTATATGATTTTTGGGACTATTGATGTGAGTCAATCCACTGAGGAATAGATTATTGCATTCACTGAAATGTAGAGCCTGCATGCATATAACTTAGAAGATAACACTAATGAactgataaatatatattaataaaatgatccactttttttatatatttattgccTAATCTCAGGACAAAATGAGAGGAATAACTCATATAATTATAGAATCacattaaatctttttaaaaaaatatagaaatgacattaaattaaaaacaaataaaagaaaaacattaaatcaTGAAATATTAATGTGTTGTGAAACTTACAGTTGGTCTGTTAATTTCAGAATTGAAATAGGCATTCCACCATGGAGCACCTTGGCCATCAATTTGTCCTCCTCCACGAATAACAAGACCATTTATACGCTTGAAACGGATCCATGCCTTCCTAGTACCTTTTCCCAATTTCCAATCCTTAATGTTCTTTGGAGCAATAATGGTTCCCTTAAGCTACCAAAGAAAAAGATAAGTAACATATTACACATATATTCATTGTCATCAGCATAAGGTATGAAGTTAAATGGCTATGAATTTCAATCACCAGCACCTTATCGTTACAATCTATACATATAATTTagcattttctttatttatgttaaaCAAGTTATATATGTATCTTAACCACATACAATTTTCTTGTACCTTTTAAATTTCACTGtctttatatttgtattatgaCCAGTGATAGCAAcacctttttattatatttcctCTTATGACTACTTTTATGCGTGCTGTTAAAGATAACTTTTTGtttgttgattatttttttttaaataacatcgaactttaaacacaaaaaatgcataattaatttaaatattaatttataaactaaaaaatattgatatattttaaataaaaaattataattaatttatgaattagaCTTTAAATTAGTCTCTAATATAGTTACTAAAGTTTTGGTTATCAAAGATTTAAGGTTTATATTTTCTCtaatcaatttaaaatctaattcacaaattaattataatttttatttataataaatactattttagatattaaaatttatgaattggTATCTAAATTAGtctgtaattaattattttttggttctaaaatttgattattatttaaggaTTATTCTTGTAATATCTTAATTGTCTATACAAATTAAACCATTACTcttatgttaattttgtttatctaAAATGCATTAAAGTGATAAAAAGTAtcttaacattaaaaaataatatatttttcttatctaatATCATTACATTTTCATTTACTTATATCCTAAACATATAAATTCAACTTTTAGAAACTATTCTTCAGTGAAAGTACTTCaggttataatatttttaagcgATATTCTCATTAAGTCCTCccttattttaatcttatatattaaaaaaaaattatttttaagtttgtaTGGCTTTAAAGAAATTCTTAATTTAAACTCAGTTTTTTTAGcagcatatttttttttctcaacctTCTTTATTTTATGAAGATTTCcttaaaaaccttttttttttaatttaaaatttacttatataaatttatttcataaaaatatatatattgtctcACATTatttatcatcaaaatttagatattttttaatgaaaattggAACAGTTACAATATAATTTATGCacagataaatatttattttatatgatttgtagtcataaaattaaaattagacatTTATACGAAGTATTACATcgattcaaatattaattttattttaaattatctgaGCAGtcttcttataattttaaaatttttatttaaaatttaacgtactcaattttttatacgaagaatttaattttgatgGATGTAACGTAAAATATTATGTGAAGTGTTTTTTATACTATAATCgaaattttacaataaattataatattgttgtGACAGGCAGtttattagagaaaatatttttcataactttCTTAAAATACATTGATTGAATggtttataatttagttaaaaagatatttaaaataaaagattataaaataagaaaggtATTTATTAACCTTAATGTGAAGGATTGAAGGCTTGCAGGGACCACTGAAGAATAGAGGCTGCAGCATGAAACTTTTCTCTTTGGGTATGAGAAGTGTTGGAGTGCCATTACTTGCATTGCATGCGTCTTTCCATGCTTTCATAAAAGCCTTTAcaatttaacaaacaaaatagttttaaattatatcaaataagAGAAATTCTAACTTAGTAAAAAAAGCATCACTTTTTCCATGTATTAAAAGTTCAAATAACACATCATATACAAAAGAAATTAACTACTTCAAAAGTTTTGTATAAGGCTTTGGCTATAATTAAGTAAATGGTAACTCCAATTTGTTTTACATTAATTAGTCGAATATATTTTAACTAgtattgtttaattaaaaacaatataatactAATCATAAATAACTAGTGAATGTGTAAAGCCAGATTACAAATTCATTTGGAAATACACCTTTTCGGGTGCTTGTCTTTGAATACCAAGTGAAAAGACACTTtctattcattaaaaataattatcctCAAAATGTCCGTAAACATCCATTAAACGctagaaatttaaaacataaataaaccataagatatcaaataattataaaaaggaCAGTAGATTGAAAATGTTTTAGTTATGATTTTACTCCTCAATTGATTTAgttcaattaaatgaaaaatgtaatGTTTGAAAAGgttaaaagtaatttgaaaatCATTTTAAGCCTCTCAATAACTAGTGTATATGGATTAAATAATTTGTTGCAATATGAgagattaaaattaacttttacaaattttaagaaactaaaacttgatttatgttaaactttattaagactaataatataattaagttttcaaaaaattataccTTGGTAGAGGAAATTTGTGAGTTGGTATAGAGTAGCTAGCTCTATTATAGTTCTACCTAACCAAACTTAATTAAGTCATATAATGAATAAGAAATAGTAGGCATTGTAACAAATATCaatgtttatataaaattatagtcctgaaaattaacattttttttatctactaTGCCAAAAAGATATATGCATGGATATTCTAGTGATAATTGTACTtgagataaaaatgaaagagaacacttccttaaaaaaaatagtgatgtGAATGGAACGGATTCGGTGACTTCTTTAATtaactttgtttaatttttaactgatttttttaaattaaacttaatcattCAACacatgaaaattaattaatgttttgtaacttttaatagAAAACTTATTGAATCCGtatgtataattaaataattaattaatatttaatttccatAGAACTTAACTACCAATAAAATTATgacattatataattataatttaccgAGTGCTTATAGCCTtccttttcttaaaaattaattaaccttttaaacaaacattatatatatatatatatatatatatatatatatatatatatatatatatatatatatatatatgactaaAACAATGCATAAGAATTTGTGGAAATTATGCTCCTTCACAAACAAATATTTGGAAATTACGTCCGAATTTTCCAAAAATTAATATAGGGATAAAATCTTTCAAGAATGAACATATGGTGATAATTTAATTAGATCTTTGAAAGCCACTTTGGTGGCTAAATTTTTTAAGGAGAAATGTGATAACTTTGCAACTTTTGTAAGAAATAAGTGAATACACAATGAGAAATATTAATAACCTAAACCTAGCTAATGATATATTTTGGAGTGTAGAAGAAAAGGAGAGTGAGAAACATACTTGGGAATCATCAGTTTCACCATTTCCCATGGCACCATAGTCAATAACATTGAATCTTGGACCTGCATGAAGCTCCATTCTACCCCACACACAAGCTGAATAAGCAAAAACACACATTCCTAGGGCAACAAATAACAGTTTCATCTTCCAAATTAAAACGAATCTTCTTGCTTTTTTCTTCTGATAACCTTCTCTATCATCAAGTCTaactatatatatgtaataCAGGGCATGTAGAATGCTAGCCTAATATGAAAATATTGGagaaaaaagataatttatagATTGTAGAAATGAACACACTACCAATGGAAGGAAACtgtacaaaaagaaaatatgtaagGGTGGAATTGAGAGATTCTATCACAAAACTTAATGTTAAGACGTAAGAATTAATAATTCATGCACGAAATGTGCAAGCATCAAgtgtcaaataaaatatatcaatttaaaaagataatgaGAAGACACAGAGAatatatttagaatatattacgcatattttaaaaatctcaaatttcataattatcatatataaaaacttgtatgcaagttaaaaaaaaacttttttaagaTAGGGTTGAAGGGTGTTTTTAAGATTTCCAAATTTTTTTACAAAGTTTGATCTAATGCATGCGTATAGACGAAATTTATCTTTGATAGATATACTATCAAACAAGTTTTCTTCATAACTACATTTAATGAAAAATCTATTGATTTAAGATAAAGATGAGTATCCAACATTAAATCACATAAAGaggaagttttgatgatgatgaattaTGTAGAAAGAGATTAAAGTTTTGAAGAATATTTGGAAAGCTAAAAGTATCTTGAAGTCTTTTAAGAAATTGTGTTGAAGTATATTGCATTTCAAAAACAATAATGAAGACATGGAAAGTTGTGTTGAAGtcttaaaaatatcatttatgtattaaataaatttaagagaGAGTTTAAATGATGAGTGGAAACAACTAATGTACCTATCTAATTAATACCTTAATGACTCTTAAAACTCTCCTTAGAAACATTGTATGTCTGGAATAATCCATTATTCTAGTctataattagttattttagtgaaaaatgtatttttgagaaaaaccacttgaataatcaattattcctaataataattgaatatttcaaagaaatattgtttttagTATACTAtaggaataatcaattatagtttatgataattgattatagcTCTTGACAATCGATTATTTTGACtgattttaaaactaattttttatattttgacctAATTTCAAATTAGGCTTTTCTTAAACTGGTCCAAAGCATGTTTTCTTCTATAATTGAGTAGAGCTCTATATTTTCATGTACATAAGCTAAATTGCAAGATAACTTTGTCACAAACCTTGGTTAACCTAGTTCTTGCGAGTGGCTTAAATTTCATCAATTGTGATTCTTGAATGATAAGGTGTTGTTGTCTGTTAGGCTTTGTAAGCTTGTTCATCATTGGTGGGATTCCAATAAGGTGTTCATCATTTGTGTGATTCAAATGAGGTGTTCATTTCTTGTTAATTTAATGGAGGTGTTTCTTCATCTCCTGTGTGACTCAAGAGAGGTGTCTTCAGTGGTGTTCATCCTTGCGTAATCCAAATGAggtctaataaaatatttatacctTGTAACGTCTAAAGTAAAAGACACATATATGATCTAACATCCAAGCACTAACCTTGCTTGAATACAAACGTGTTCATAAGACTTGCATCTAGTAAAAAAAACATCCTATAACGTCTGAAGCTAAGAGCTAAAGCAACGCTTTCTAGATCAAACtgattaaataaattagaaaatcataAATAGTGTCTAAAAATAAGTGTCTCTCTTTGAAATCTCTCAATAGACTATATGAGCAAAATAAGTTAGCCTCTTATGAAAATAAAGGTTCAATTCTTATATAACACAAAGAATTAAAGAGATGTTTCAATCCAAATAGTATTATGTCAAGCAAAGCCTTATATAGAAGAATATTGTCTGATAAGTGACCGTTAAACCATTTAGTCTTGAAGAAAAGCATCTTATGATTATAATTGATGAATAAACATAAATGATACATTTATTAGTGAAATCACAAATGACAGTGTCTTGAACACGATACACTGCTTAATGTTTATCAACAttcaaaaaacatttaatgcatgtacgaAAAAGTACTTTGTTagtagtgggttttaagcctaactcaaccccacaaaaccggcttgtagggtgaggtttgcatccacttataaactaagaattgaccttatctctagtcgatgtgggacttccaacacacccccttcacgccgaggtatagacatctcgtgcgtgatagtagaaattgggtggtccgataacggtccgatagcgggtggaatagaagaataaaatgcccacttagaactcgctaggataggctctaaccaggctctgataccatgttagtaAAGTGGCATACATGTTGCGTAATTTGgtataacaagaaaaagaaggatgccCTAGTCTATAGTGCCAAATATCTATAGAGTTATGTCTTAATGTAGAACAAGCAATAGAATTCTCAGAAGTAATAGCAGCTGGTGAACCAAGGGGTGTGGGTGCAGGAACTATCATGACATACAAGCCATCTCTTTCTTCAGCTTTGCCAATCATCTGCAGGGTTGACTTGTCCTGTACTTCACAGGAAAATTCAGAAATGTTAAGTTTACAAGATAGAGATTTAGTTAACTTTGTGACCGAAATAAGATTGACAGAAAAATTAGGAATAAACAAGACATTATGAAAAGTAAGGTGTGGGCTAAGTGAAACAGTGCCagaaaaatgagcaaatgaagaGTTCTTGTTGGGTAGTGATACTGTAATTTGTGAGATtctatgataagaaataaaatgagacaaagaattagatatatgatcagtagcacctgTGTCTAGAATCCATTTGGAATAGATATTACCTTGAGCATGGGAAGAAGTGGAAGCATTATGAGAGCTCACTAGATTAGTAGAATGTGGGATTGTGGGATTAGATTGAGGAAGAAGTGCCAATAAACCATGAATTTTCTCTTGAGAAAGTCCCAAAATTGCGGAATGTGATTGTGCCGGAGAATTATTATAAGAAGGAACTACTGTAGAAGAATCTGTTGTAACATTGTGGACTCTTTTGGATTTGAGATCAGGTGGTAATCCATGTATTAGAAAGCAAGTATCAATGGTGTGGTTTGTCCTGCCACAGTGAGTGCATTGTCGAGGTACACCAAACCTTCCCCCTGAGGAACGAGCCTGAGAACCTTGATAACGAGCCTGAGAACCTTGATATGAAGATCTTCCCTGGCCATAATCATTGGCAGGAGAGGGTTTACCTCTGCCATTGAAGGTAGAAAAAGAAGGTTTAGATTGAGAAACTTGTGACGCCATGGCTGGAGGTTGAGAAAGAATTCCTGATTGTAATTGTCGCTCATGTTGAATTATCATCGAAAAAATTTTGGGTAAAGAAGGCAAGGGATCCATGAGAAGGATCTGAGAGCGAACAACAGAGTAATTATCATTCAAGCCTctaagaaaacaaagaacacaatcattttcacgatattccttcattgtcttagaaacaacacaacaagaAGCAGAAGATTGGCATTCAGGAATAGGGCGAAAATTGCAAAGTTCATCCCAGAGAATCTTCATTTTAGTGTAATATGCAGTAACACTTAGATTAGATTGATGCATTGAATAAAGATCTTGATGCAATTGTGAAATTCGAACAGAATCACCTTGGGAGAAACGATCTTTGAGATCCTTCCATGCCGTAGCAGCAGAGTCAATCCAAATAATACTTGTAGCAATCTCATGAGAAACAGAATGATTGATCCAAGATAAAACTAGATTATTGCAACGCTTCCATGCTTGAACCATTGGATCTGTACCAGCTGGACAAGGAATGGAACCATCAACAAAGCcaaatttattcttcatttgtaGTGCCATAGACATCGAGCGAGCCCATCCATGATAATTGTGACCTTCAAGAATCGGGGAAACAAGCACCAATGAAGGATTCTCATTAGGATGAATGTAATAGTCATGTGTTGTATCTTGCAACGATGCGAGAGTAACAGATGGAGTAGCcataaaaggagaagaaaaaggcaGAAAAGCCAAGAACGAAAGGTAGAAAATGAAGATCTGGACAGGAAAAGAATTGGTTGCGGAAGAacgtgataaaaaattaattttcttctgataccatgttagtagtgggttttaagcctaactcaaccccacaaaaccggcttgtagggtgaggtttgcatccacttataaactaagaattgaccttatctctagtcgatgtgggacttccaacatacTTCGATACTTGTATACTTTGTTTCTTGATATCTGTGGAGATCAATAAAGCATAAAGAAATTATCAGAATCATGATACCCAAGAAAAATACATTgcgaaagaagaagaaaattctaGAAATGTTTCCTTGAAGCCATTTGTCTTGCCAAATCGTACAAGTTCAAATTTCACCTAAGGCTATGAGAAAAAGCTCTATTATCCTACAATATAGACCTGAGAATAACCAAGCTACTGAAAAATCTATCAAGCCTACCTTGGTGGTTAACTCAATATCCAACGACTATCTcataaagtaatatataaagAAGAACAATCCAAGAGAAAGTGTAGTTAGAAAAatgtagaagagagaaaagatgaaagaaagagtGAACAAAGAAATACATTCAAGAATGATCCACTTCACCTTAGTGCAAATACAATCATAtgcttttcaaataaaaaacatgatgAAGACATgaaaagttgaagaagaaaCGAAAAGAAATGAGAGATGAGAAAGTAAGAAAGAGAGCACACACAAAAAAGGTCATAACATTTCAACTCATGCATCGTTTGATGATCTTAAACttagaagaaaatgatgaaatcaAGCTTGAGCAATAGAAGATGCTAAGAAGAGGAAGTTATCACATCACATTTGGCTATCTACTACATTTTTAGACCTACAACGTTTAAAGCCtttgaaatgaagaaaaaaagtagaagttgaagaagagagaagaaaataagaaaggaTCAAACATTAGAAATATAGCTACACCATCAAGCTTCAAAAAATACACCATTTTATGGCTATCAAGCTCAAAGAAACAACATCATCAGTTATCAGACTacgataatattaataatttattctcTCCTTGAGAGTTGATAATCTGTTTCTTGTAAGAATCTCATAATGGATCTTATGTAAATTAGggagagaattaaaacacttacaACTAGACATATTTTCTAGGGTTGGTAGGAGTGGCTAGAATACTCAACTAAGAGTAGATAAACTCAGTCTAGACATTTGTCTAGGAATTGATCTTGGGGAGGCTAAACTCGGACTAGACGTGTTGTCTAGGAGTGCCAGGAGTGACATATAATACTAAACTGGGAGTGGGTTAATCTCGAAACCAAGAGTGGTGTAAGAATACTCGGACTAGTCGTATTGACTAGGGGACCAACAATGGTGTAAGAATACTCAACCAAGAGTGGGTTAAACTCGTGTAATCTTGATAAGATTAATAGAaccccttaagagttcttaagggagAACTAGACTTAACTCaaatttaagtgaatttgtatAAACATTGTGtcttattgttttctttttttgaagctattgttaatttttttgtatcaTTGCCTAAAGGGATTCTTACCTATTGCTTTATAAACCCAATGTCCATGCATATTATGTCAATACATACTTTGACCACAACTCATTAGATACTGTATTGTGAAAATAGCTAgtttgattaatataaaatttcatactTCTTTGCTTAACTATATAAAGGTAAAAAGAAGATAGTAGGATTTCAACTACATTCGTTTAAACAAGTGAAATTTAAATAGAGTCCTAATTGcattaatttaaacaattgaGGGTATAAGCAAATTAGTTATAGTTTATcatagttaatttaaaatatttgcttataaattaaatgaatgatAATTATATGATAAGTAATGAAAAATTCAACTATAGTAGAGCTTGATGACCAACATTTCTTGTATTAGATTCATTGAGAGACAACAGAGGCTAGTTTAACTCTTTCTATGTATTCTTTTTGTTCACTCTTTGTGAAATGCATTAGAAGAGTGACAATTATTTAGTAGTTATAACAATAACTATCAACAATATAGTCACTACATCAACTTCTCAATCAAAATATCcaattcaaaacattttaaaacaataatttattaaaataaataaataacaacactCAAGTTTCAACATttcaaacaatttaaaacattttaatattatttattttaaaaataatttttaattttattaatttaaaatgaaaaattactttaaattatacaatttaaaatattttttaaatatattttaaattacataatctaaaaatacattttatattatataatctgaaaatataaaattattttaatcacgtaatttatattatatttattaagtacacaatttaaaaatttaaaaatattttctagaaatttaaaatttggtcAAATTACATCATCgaaaaatttattaatctaTTCAGACTTACGGAATTTAGAATGAATATTTCTGTTGGTTTCcgatttcttcaaaaatttaaagcatgagtgttttattttaaacttttccAACACCTCGGAGGGTGGATGAAGAAACCAGGGGGCTGTAAAGAGTAGTTATATTACAAATAGGCCTACAAGCCCATTCAATAATGGTCCATCCATCCAATCCTATTATCAACTATGGTTGAAGATTATGGAGAAAGAGTAACGAACAACTGAACCATCAATGGGAGGAGGAAACATCATGAATACCaacttgtcttcttcttcttcaaccgTTCTTCCCAATCTTAAGCCTTCAGTTTCAACTATAAATACCTTATCTTGCACCCTCTGTCACTGTCACAATCAACTTTCCTCACAACAACAAGTTCCTTCTCAAGGGGAAGTTGAAGATGCAGTCTCAGCTCTTCAACAGTCAGTTCTATTTTACTTctcgttttttattttttttgcgcATGCATCTCTTTCCTTACTTCATGCCGTTTACATATAATTCAATGAAATTGTAGTTactgttaattttttaactcaattttactGTTACagtaaagaatatttttttagagtatatatgatttatactttgtttgaatgagtgaaccgaTTCTGTTTAACAAAAATTCTCATATTAAATGTCTTGTGCTATAGTTATGGTTTGCCGTTAAGTGTTGTTGggcaatttttgtttttaagatGTAGTGATTAAGTGGaaatttgacattaaaatgtatttttgagACCAGTATGATATTAATCTGTATTTGTTTTGGATcaatttgatatgaaattatagaATTTAGAAATTAATCTGTTATTCAGTTATAGAAGGCTCACTTTTCAAGAAAACATGACACTAATTGTGTGAAGTTAAACGCTTACTTTTTACCATTTTGTTGTGTAAGAGTTTTATGCAAGCAATAACAACTTGCTTGAACATTCCTTTTCAAAATTGTTGCCAGATTTATACAAGCGTTTCAGCAGATCTCAGGATCATATGATTCGAGGACAGTTATATCTCGTGGATATAAAAGACTATATGATGCTTTTCAGTTGCTGCAATCTGATCCTGCTGTGAAGGTTCACTCTTGACTTAGTAGTTTCAAAACATGacaaagtatttttatttctcaaattaAATCATAGCAATCCATGATTCTGGGTAAAACctgaaattataaaaagaattctcttttatattttccatttcttttggATGACATGCTTTTTTTTGGAAGGAAATCATTTACTGTGTCTGAACCTAATCTTTTGTTAGGGAATTCTTCTCATTAAGTTTGTTATCCCCAATCTAATTGTACCAAAAAATTTTCTAGGTGTTCATTCTTGCTTTTGCTGTCTAAAATTTTTATGACTTTTGTTGTTTGCTATTGATTAATTTCCTGTAATCATTTGATGTCattgtttctttaatttgtagAGATTAGTAGTATCATTATCATCTGATAAAGCTCTTTGGGACGCTTTCATGAGCAATGTACTGCATCAAAAACTGCTAGAGTTGCCTGATTCAGGTTTGTATGCATGGTCATGTATGTTTGTATTCAGGTTTGTATTCACATCCAATTTAGACCCTTCTTAACCCTTTCTCTATTCCCTTCTCAAGTGTATAACAGCAAGGAATGTAAGAGTAGATACAAACATCACCTTACAAGTCTTATTAGATATAAACTCACTTACTAAAATGCTAATCAAAGTCATTCATAGTCTATCCTAGTCAGATTCATTGGGAATGTTATATTATCTTCAATTAGGCCACTCTTTTAATCTTGTGCAATAGATATTCATTGCTTTATGTGAGGAAGTGTATTAGAGATCTCACATTGACTAGTCATATGCCAAAATCATCATATATTAGATGAACACAAATCTTACTGTACAAACTAG
This sequence is a window from Vigna angularis cultivar LongXiaoDou No.4 chromosome 2, ASM1680809v1, whole genome shotgun sequence. Protein-coding genes within it:
- the LOC108327482 gene encoding probable polygalacturonase At3g15720, producing the protein MKLLFVALGMCVFAYSACVWGRMELHAGPRFNVIDYGAMGNGETDDSQAFMKAWKDACNASNGTPTLLIPKEKSFMLQPLFFSGPCKPSILHIKLKGTIIAPKNIKDWKLGKGTRKAWIRFKRINGLVIRGGGQIDGQGAPWWNAYFNSEINRPTALHFSECNNLFLSGLTHINSPKNHISINRCNGSFISKLHFIAPDESPNTDGIDISYSSNILIKNSKMETGDDCIAINHGSTFISVIGVYCGPGHGISIGSLGKNGAHHTVEEIYVRNCTFNRTTNGARIKTWIGGKGYARKITFKDIILVEAKNPIIIDQQYNPYDSAEAVRVSDVSYDNVRGTSSSPHAIKLHCDKNLGCTNIVLKGINITTIAGKKTYASCKNIKGVCSFCNPHVPCLSHS
- the LOC108328433 gene encoding uncharacterized protein LOC108328433 isoform X2, which produces MGGGNIMNTNLSSSSSTVLPNLKPSVSTINTLSCTLCHCHNQLSSQQQVPSQGEVEDAVSALQQFIQAFQQISGSYDSRTVISRGYKRLYDAFQLLQSDPAVKRLVVSLSSDKALWDAFMSNVLHQKLLELPDSGLYAWSCMFVFS
- the LOC108328433 gene encoding uncharacterized protein LOC108328433 isoform X1 produces the protein MGGGNIMNTNLSSSSSTVLPNLKPSVSTINTLSCTLCHCHNQLSSQQQVPSQGEVEDAVSALQQFIQAFQQISGSYDSRTVISRGYKRLYDAFQLLQSDPAVKRLVVSLSSDKALWDAFMSNVLHQKLLELPDSVECRRPEISELNEFGTQILSWTLDVIKRKILELIESFQLLVNDLFQSHKMENLAADASKMDEKVRSSFLLSIVILLIVIVARSQR